TTCCAGATAACTTCTGGTTAACAACTTGCTGTCCAATTACATTGTAAAGAGTAAGACTCTCCATTGTGTTAGCAGCAGATAAGTTTAACTCACCGTTGTTTACGAAGTAGTTGAAGTTAGCGAAAGCTTGGTCTTCAACACTTAAAGAAGCAGCAGTTAAGAATACATCGTCAATAAGAACAGAGTTCTCATCTACAGTATCATAATGTCTGAATACTAAGTAGTAATCTCCAGTTGAACCGTCAAGTGCAGAAGCATCTACAGTTACAGGAGCAGCAGAATCTGCACCGTCTCCAGAAGCACATGTAGCATCATCACCAACAGTAGCAGTGTAAAGAGGAGTAGCTGCAACGATATCGATAGGATCGTTAGAGTCTACTAGTAATACATCATACTTATCAGCGATAAAAGCACCACTTGTTTGGTAAGAACCTACAACATAGTCAATCTGTAATCCAGTTGCTCCAGTAATGTTAATTGGCTGAGAAATTAAAAAGTTGTCTGGTGAGAAAGCTACACCTTCCCAAGAATCAGAATCAGCAGCCAAAGACATCATTGGGTGGTTAGGAGCATCAACAGCAGCAAATGCCGCAATATCAGCTACTTCCCAAAATTCGCCATCTCCATCAACGTCTACAGAATCCCAGAAAGAGAAAGTAACTGCATCTACAGTTTCAGCCTCAAAGTTATCTGAGAAAAGAGTCGCTTGTGCATTCATAGATACTGTTGCTAAAGCAGCAGCAAATAGTAAAGTAATTTTTTTCATAATTATGTTTTATTAATAATAAAGTTATACGCGGTAAATATAACAAAAAAAGGGCTTCTAAAAACTAAAAATTAACCTTTTACTCCTATTTTTGACAAAATATGAAGATTGTAGCACAAAT
This Rasiella rasia DNA region includes the following protein-coding sequences:
- a CDS encoding T9SS type A sorting domain-containing protein yields the protein MKKITLLFAAALATVSMNAQATLFSDNFEAETVDAVTFSFWDSVDVDGDGEFWEVADIAAFAAVDAPNHPMMSLAADSDSWEGVAFSPDNFLISQPINITGATGLQIDYVVGSYQTSGAFIADKYDVLLVDSNDPIDIVAATPLYTATVGDDATCASGDGADSAAPVTVDASALDGSTGDYYLVFRHYDTVDENSVLIDDVFLTAASLSVEDQAFANFNYFVNNGELNLSAANTMESLTLYNVIGQQVVNQKLSGTNEVINISSLSAGIYVAQVTIDGTAKTFKIAKK